The nucleotide sequence aagtaaaacattttattaccgaAAGGACGTTTTTGTTAGACTTCcagaagtaaaacattttatcaccGGAAGGACTTTTCTGTCAGACCACCAGGCGAAAACCATTTTATCACCTGAAAGACGTTCCTGTTAGACATCTAGAAGTGAACAATTTCATCACTAGAAGAACGTTTCTGTTAGACCTCCAGACGCAAACCATTTTATCACCTGAAGGACGTTTTTGTCAGACCTGAAAAAGAACGTAGTTGCCCgaatctgttttatatttctgcaGTTAACGGTTAttggtattttgtgttttttccgTCATTCATTCTAGAAATGAAATTTAAGTCTCCAAAGAAACCCTTCAGTTTACAGCTAAACAACTTATTTAAGGAACATTACAACTTGAAGTGTATATAtgtgaataatttgtatttatgtttatGACTTTCAGCGGAATATATAAACATAGTTCGCTATCAGAACACAGAGTGTATAGGAACCAACAATTTGGAGGGCGTGTGCCTCTTTTCAAAAGACTGCAACAGTAAACGAGGCGCGAATATTGGAGGCTGTGCTAATGGATATGGTGTCTGTTGTCTAGGTGagtgtattttcagtttaaaccttccaaataaatattgaaaaacaactgaaggaaatatttttatcacatctTTATCACGTTACTTGTCAGtttttagccgtccctaatttagcagtgtaagactagagggaaggcaactagtcgtcaccacccaccgccaaaccttgggctactcttttaccaacaaacagtgggattgaccgtcacattatgacactcccacggctaaaagggcgagcatgtttggtgcgacggggattcgaccccgcggccttcagattactagtcgaacgccttaacctacctggccataccgggccaagaGAGTGAAGTGAGAAATATCGTAAAGTATTGCGAAATGGTTCTTTTAAGATCAAGTTGTTATAAAGTTAACAGTAGCGCTTTCTTGCTTTCTCTGGAATcggccagacatggccaggtgggttaaggcgtgcgactcgtaatctgagggccacgggttcgcatcccgatcgcaccaaacatgctcgcccttgcagctgtgggggcgttattatgtcgCGGTcaatctactattcgttggtaaaagagtagcccaagaattggcggtgggtggtgatgactagctgccttccctcatgtattacactgctaaattaggaacggctagcgcagatagccctcgagtagttttgcgcgaaattctaaagaaacaaacaaatagtgttCCATCATTAATTCATGCTAAATGCTATAGGATCAAAGATGAACAACCATATTGGAGATTGTATTAGATTGTTTTATTCTTCCTTcatcaaataacttaaaataaataaagttcagttttctttattgtacGAACCTTTTACCAAAGTTTAAAGCAAGAGCAACAACAGATTTTAACCGAGATTTGAAACACGTGATGTTTTATAGTTAGAAAGAGacaactgtttctttgtttttacatttttatatacgtcatggtttcaagtaatttaaatgtttctttgttttcatctCTGTATCATGGTTTCAACTCAtccaactgtttttttttttgttgttgttgtcatgtAAGTTACGTCATGGTTTCAACTAatccaactgtttgtttgtttctgtgttttttacGTCATGGTTTCAACTTTTATAGAAAAATTTACGTGTGGTGGGTCTACGTCTAAGAACGAGACTATATTTGTGAACCCAAACTACCCGTTTCATGGTGAAAACGGAACCAACACCTGTCAAGTGACCgttgaaaaaaataaagacatttgtCAACTACGATTAGATTTGATTGATTTCCACCTCGCCCAGCCAGACAAAAATGGTCAGTGTACAACAGACTCGTTCATGGTTAGATCCACAGTTGGAGAAAGAACTATGATATTATGTGGAGATAATAGTGGACAACACAGTAAGTACAGTGGAATCCCAATCCTGTTTTGTTCTTAGACGTTTCCATATATTTGTTGTGGATGATGTCATTTCAAGTGAAAGTTTTCATTCTTAGTACGTGTCAAACTGTATTCCACTAAACCAAATTCACTGCAGGCTAAATCCATTAGCCTCTACAAATTAAACTATTCTAGCCCAATTTTTCTGGTCTATAGATATATTTCTGCTCTATTCTAAGTTTCTTGGCTTTTCACACACAGAACTATTCTCTATCCAATATTCTTCCAGACACATTTATAATATATCCTACACTCATCAGCTTTCGACAGACAAATGTCTACCTTATCCTACATTTCTTAGCCTCTCTCAGATAAACGTTTACTATTTTATTCATCTCACTTGTTATACTGGGACATTCATGTTATATCTTGATAGAGAGTACATCTGTTCATTTCTCAGTACAACTCTAATTATAACATCTGGATTACCAACGTGGGCATGCTGTGTAACTACGGTTTTGCAGTCAGGCTTCAAGAGTATATTTTGGTAAGAGGAAGATTTAATTACATATGTGACTGTTGTTGTGCAGCAAATAATTTaacgtatttttatttgtttataactttttcagtacttatgaaattaaattttttcatCAAAATCAACATATACAAATCTTATAACGGTTAATGCAATGTACTCCAAACTTGCCaaattaaaatctttttattCATAACTAATCCATTAATAAACTTGTTTCTCATGTGTATTTTATCCTAACTTTACCTCAGATTTCTTTGGTGCAAAACAGTTTCGTGTAACAAAATATCGATAGCCCTTAACCAAACGATTTCATTGAATAGCGAGAGAAAAAACGAACTAATGTAAGTATTGATACATGAAGTAATTGTATTCAGACTAATGTGGATTTTCTAAACAGTGTACATTGACATGGGAAGAGAATCGGGAAATCCAGTGGTTCTGAGTGTTGTTAGCAACGGTAATAAAATGACAAGAAGATGGAAGATAAAGATTAGCAAGATAAAATGCCAAAGTTTGGATATGGGTAAAAACAATAAGTAGTTTTATATTCTGTGATATTCAATCAATATAATAAACTGTGTATAATGGATTATTAGGTTTTAAAGAGACTAGTATTACTGATGTAGGGGCGACACTGGGGAAAGGGGGTATGACGGTTTCTTCAAGATATTTCTAGTCAGATGGACTCAACTTATGCCCTAGTGTAAGCCCCCAGATGAATTAGGAAGGACTATGCAATGTAAGTCTTCGTTGTGCCCTCTCTCTCCAACGCTCctgcagtgtatatataaaacaaccttGGTATAGGTGTATATAAAGCTGGCATGATGTTAACAGGTGTAAAAACAATCAACCTAGGAAGAGCCTCTTGGACCCAGGCAAGGGTTTTTGATTTGCTATCTGTAAACTTACCCGGATCTTGTTGGGATCTCTTGTCTCCCCAAACAATATCCAGTGTTGGAAAGTTAAACGTCCTGTATTTAACACTTCGTTTACAAAACTGGAAGAAATATCATtgggttaaaattaaaattcttagtTGAACTAAGGCTCGAACCTGCATATAGGTACATAGCAtgtatttagatatatttaagcctagaaacaataaaataaatttagtttctcTACACTGATAGGAATATGGTTCGTTCTaggtataaaaatattagtattcataaatgaaaatctATAGTAAATAAACATGATTAACATATATGGTTCATATCGAtacatgaaatatatttgtgttaatgaCTAAAAAATTGGAAGCAAATAATTATAGCGAGTATAAATATGGTTCACCTGAAACATATCTTAAAATACAGAGACAAGCAAGTGTGATTAATACGAATTTCATTATCTCTATGTAGAAACCTAAACCTTCATGTAAAACATGAATCAAATAAAATCTGTTATATTTACTTATGAGGCTACAGACGATTAAACTTATATGTGTAAATTAACTATGATAAAACAGTTAAGTTTAACCCTGATACAGTCACTTAAACGTATGATTAATACACTCAAACCAATGTTTGTAGAAACTTCAGTACTATACATTTATTCAAAACCACAAAGGGGAAAAATTTAATGAGCATAAATATTTCGAACAACAAATACCTGAAAACATTAGTACTACGGCCAATATATTGAAGGGTACCACGGAAAAAAATATCCTTTATTTACACatagatatattaaataagatTAACGTGTTTTGTTCTACTTACAgttaatatagatatacaaaaAAACACGATTTAAAAACTATGTTAATTTTTGTAAACCTAATTAGAAATGTATGTACTTCTAAATTAAAGTAATTAGGATAAGTAATTACTTGTAGTGCAATCTGTTATTCCCATCTCAAAATGAATATAACAGTACATTGCTAGATATAAGAGGAGATTATGGTTGGTTTACTTCCCACAGCACCTACCGGCTGTTTACAGTACTACCGCAGCCCTAGTGAACTAGTACGGAGTTTCAACTGGGGGTCGCCAACTAAAGGGAACGTGCGATACTTGAGCAACCTGCGATATTCCGTCTGTATTCGTGTAGAAGAAAACTTTTGCTCTATCAAGTGGGAGACATACCCGCCAGACAGCTTCTCATGGGGCAGCCCGTTTAATGGAGGTGCAGAAGGACAACAGTGTAATGACGACGATTTTATTGAGATCTCTCAAGGCTCGACCACTGGTCTCGTAGTTGGAGAAGACCGCTTTTGTGGCACAAGACTATTAAGCAAGAACACTATTATCTGTAAGGATACATTATAAATCATTTATGGAATGATTTTCAGAAGTCAAAATTGGGGATTCTGGGCTACACCGTTCCTTATCTAACAAACTATCCCCCTCCATTGCTGCACTTTTCAGTTATGAAATTTACATAAGGTGAATTTCCTGCGCATTTATTTAAGTGGTGTCAGTTTCGAAATGTTTGCGTTAATGCCACACCTTGTAAACTTGAAAGTTTTGGGGAAGTGTAAGTTGAAAGCAGGTGAGAATAGAGTTCTGAATAATCCGCCATTAAGCAGAATCACGGAGTTAAATCCATCTAACATATTAATtaaccattaaataaaaacaaagaaacctagcTGAAGAATTAACccttaaacataaatataaacacgtaacaaaataaCCAACCCTTAAACAGAAATATAGAAAAGTAGCTGAAGAATGAATCTATAAACAGAAACACGTAACAAAATAATCAACCCGTAAATAGAAATATAGAAACGTACCTGAAGAATCAACccttaaataaaaatcaaaacacgtaacaaaataATCAACCCTTAAACAGAAGTCTAAAGACGTAACGAAATAATCAACCCTTTCACTTCGGAAAATTCTCATTTCCCAGGTGGTTATTCACTTTTGAAAaggaaatgttatatatataaaagttgtttgaagtcgagcacaaagctacaaaatgggctctctgtgctctgcccatcacgggtaccgaaacctggtttctatcgTCGGGAGTCTGCgggcatgccgctgtgccactggggtttAAAGTATTAGTACTTGAAGTTTTATGCTTTCAGAGTGTTATTACATTTGCCTCTAGGAGGCATAGTGGCTTATAGCAAGTTCAGATACCCCTGGTGGCCAGTGCACAATTAGCTTtggcttaacaataaacaaaacagtttattaagTGTGAATGTTCTCATTGCCTAAATAtgttcattaattttgtttaaattataattccTTAGATATTGTCATTCTTAAATAATCCAACAACTAACAGTTcactattaaaaacttaaataacgaGTTGTTGAGATCTAGCCAGTTTATCAATAGATATATAGTTTACATTGTTTGTGCTTGTATTTCTGTCCATTAATTTGcgaaattaacaaattattacgcaaacagttattattttaaaaatgaaatatgtccAGTTGATCGATAAATAGGTCtcattattttatggtttgtgctcatacactcgtacattattattttatgatttgtgctcatacactcgtacattattattttatggtttgtgtTCATACACTCGTACATTATTATGGTTTCTGTTCATACactcataaattattattttatggtttgtgctcatacactcgtacattattgttttatggtTTGTGTTCATACACTCGTACATTATTATGGTTTCTGTTCATACactcataaattattattttatggtttgtgctcatacactcgtacattattattttatgatttgtgctcatacactcgtacattattattttatggtttgtgtTCATACACTCGTACATTATTATGGTTTCTGTTCATACactcataaattattattttatggtttgtgctcatacactcgtacattattgttttatggtTTGTGTTCATACACTCGTACATTATTATGGTTTCTGTTCATACactcataaattattattttatggtttgtgctcatacactcgtacattattattttatggtttgtgctcatacacattattttatggtttgtggtcatacacattattttatggtttatgcTCATACacttgtacattattattttatggtttatgcTCATACACTCGTACATTATTAATTTATGGTTTGTGGTCATACActcgtacattattattttatggtttatgcTCATACACtggtacattattattttatggtttgtggtcatacactcgtacattattattttatggtttatgctcatacactcgtacattattattttatggtttgtgctcatacactcgtacattattattttatggtttgtgctcatacactcgtacattattattttatggtttatgcTCATACACTCGTACATTATTAATTTATGGTTTGTGGTCATACActcgtacattattattttatggtttatgctcatacactcgtacattattattttatggtttatgctcatacactcgtacattattattttatggtttgtgctcatacactcgtacattattattttatggtttgtgttcatacactcgtacattattattttatggtttatggTCATACacttatacattattattgttttctcatTGATTAATTTTAGCTCCAGTTAAACCATTCATCCTACGAATAAAAAGCAATGGAAACGCAACACTGAATTCTAGGAACTCTCAAACCGGATTTTCCTTACGTTATACACAACTTCCGTGCATGTTTTGACGACACAATCTTTCATCTTTATTGTCTGAGATACAGGTAGGTTTTCGTTTATTTTTGTCTATCGAAACAAATtcctatttgtacagtttataaatgTTCCCAGTGATTATTATGGAACCTTATTTATCTCAAAGTAGGATAGGAACTAAGAGAAGTTAActaaatgtttgttattgttgtttcttttatattcaggcctggcatggcttggtgattaaggcactcgactcgtaatctgagtgtcgcgggttcgaatcctcgttacatcaaacatgccccctctttcagccgtgggggcgttatattgtgacgatcaatcccgccattcgttggtaaaagagtagtcctaagagttggcagtgggtggtgatgactagctgccttccctctagtcttaccctgctaaattagggaagttagcgcagatagccctcgaaattaaaaaacgaatatttttttttatattcactcATCAGTGAAAGATTTCTTGAAGCTATTTAATTTTTCACAACGAAATAATAAAGTTGCCTTTTAAAACTCCATTTCCGGAAGTTTTCCtttaacttgtttattgttgtgattaatttataaaattaataattttatttatatttctttagaaCACAGTAAAGCTAGACCGTTAGCTgaacaaacataataattataatcatgtttctTGTAAACACAAGTGAAGAAACTTAATAAGTAGCCGTAAAAGTTACTTTAGAATCACATTTTTCATAAGCAGAACCAGTGGATCAAACATTTATGTTTACTTTTGATTATTTCACATGTAATTAACTTCCCATTTAAACAACGCAATTCAAATTTCCATAAATTCTAACTAAACTTAGTGCTCGAATaagcttttaatttttatccAAAAGATTTAAACTACTTCTCCCGTCGATTTAATCCTTCTGCCTTCTGTGTACGATCTAATAACAAATCTgtcaaacaaaagaaactaaaactagctGCAAATTGAGATCTTTAGTTTGTCtgtaaaaattgttgttgttggagTTTTTGTGGCAAAAAATTGCTTCTCTCTTGTGATAACACATCTGTGGTTGAAATAATCATTCCTACCTAATTATAACACATCTGTGGTTGAAATAATCATTCCTACCTAATTATAACACATCTGTGGTTGAAATTATCATTCCTACCTAATTATAACACATCTGTGGTCGAAATAATCATTCCTACCTAATTATAACACATCTGTGGTTGAAATAATCATTCCTACCTAATTATAACACATCTGTGGTTGAAATAATCATTCCTACCTAATTATAACACATCTGTGGTTGAAATAATCATTCCTACCTAATTATAACACATGTGGTTTGGAATAACCATTCCTACTTATTGATAATACATATGAGGTTTGGAATAACTCAGCAGTAAGCTCGATAGCTTATGATGATAAAACTCTAAGTTAAACCCCAGCATTTAGAACAACACAAATAGCCAATTGTACAACCTTGTGTTGAACTattaatacacaaacatacaaatGCGACCCTGTGTTGAACTATAGGTACACAAACATACAAATGCGACCCTGTGTTGAACTATAGGTACACAAACATTTCACCTTATTCTATTCACGACAAAACTACCTTTtcaattaaatttagaaaaaccAAGTGAAAGATCTTTTTGTCACCAAAActgatgtgaaaaaaacaacaacaaacgtgcAGTCTTccaaaaagaaacatgaaaatagTGTTGATAATTTGAGTTTATCGTTAATATCTGGATAGGTAAAATCgttaaactaataaatttaaCATGTTGTCAGCGTGCTAAAGATAACATCAGCTCTTATAGTAGAATAAAAAACTTGTCTATACAACAGAAATGCAGttgatgtatttttattctttagaaaGTATGTCTCTATCAATTTCTGATTGTCTCGCAGACTGGAACAGTTGTTTTCATCCTTTAGAACACTCACTGACTCATGGAGCTTCTCACGTATCTCTTTACCTGTTCACTTTTATACTATACTTTTTATACATTTCAAAGGTTCAAAACTACCAATTTATGGTAATTTTCTTTGGAGactaaaaagttttgaaaatgtttaatgttacttatttatttattattagtgtaagtaaataactgatttttactgattacgttacttatttatttattattagtgtaagtaaataactgatttttactgaaagtttgtccatttgtattttgaaataaaaactgttgCTGTCGTTTTCGATTTATTAATCAAAACTTCATTCCATAAAACACGTCAGATTCTATATGAATTCTATCATTCATAAGCTTaagtttgtgtatttatattcaaAGGCCTTACATGAAATatcataaacaatttaaaatgttttgttattgtagTAATTTAGTTAGGAGTTTGCTAATCATTATATTAAACAAAGCATTTGGATATTTTAGTCATGTGGAAAGGTGAGGACCTATTAGAAACTTGTTTGTTACTCACCAAAGTGACTCATAGTAATTTTAGTATAATATAGACAGCTGCTCACACATCTGGACACAGCAGACCAttattacaaatacaagtagCTGCTCTGAGACTGAATTAGATGTACGCAGTCACATAAATGTACAGGTGACTAGAAACAAGCTTCGCGAGGCTCAATTTTGCACCATACACCCCAACGTGTGCGTTATTCTCACAACACAGTTCACTATGGTGACGAGTACGTTCAAAAGCAAATAACAGTCGGAGAGATATTCCTTTTAACAGATGAATCTCAATCAACCTACAGCATGTAACAAAATAGCTTGCCCACTGTGGAGAGCACATTCAGTAGTTGGAACAATATTACGTTTTTTTACACGATTTTAATTCAGTTTGCGGTAGATATTAGACGTAACTTTACTTATGGTACTAAGTTTTATACACGTGGTTTTAATTCAGTCTGTAGCAGGTGTTGGACGTAACCTTACTTTTAGTAAAAATGAAGACAGATTCAGCACGATATTCATACTCTGTTGAACCATTTAGCATATTTCTTTGATCAAGTGGTGTGCCTGACCAGACGTCAGTTCCGTCATGAAAGACAAGGTGTTCTTAGGAGCGTCATCTTATCCCAACAGCAACTCCAGATGCTCTGGAAACAACTCTACTGTATAAGTGTTTAGGGATGTATGTACCGTCATTCCATGATCATGTCAGGCTACCCTTGCTGTTCGTGGTGAGGGTAACCATGTACATTAATTAAGTAAAATGtggtaaattataaatatatatacaacctCTTCTATTCTCATTTAAACACCAGCCTAAATGAAGAACCGTTTGCATTTCAGATCGCTTGACAAGAGCTAATTTATccataaataagtaaattaataaaccttGGGTTTTGCCTTGTCACGTCttataaattctatgtttttatgCAGTTTGAGTACTTTGTATTGAAtttagtataacataaaaatcttactactgaaaatatgaaactaaaataacacGCTTGGAGCAAAAATGAAAGTAACATAATAACATGAAACGTTTTAAGGATTTTGGAtcagacatataaatataattgtatataaCAAATGAAACACTTGCGTGccttctatattttaaattattttcacacatgTAAGAGCATCAATAGAAAGGTATAGTTACAAATATACTGGTGTTTGCCTTGCTAGTTTTCAAGTGCAGTTCGTTCACCCGGGAAGTTGCTACTTAATTACTGTGACCTTGAACCCACGCACGCAAACAGGTTGCatgacaaaaatgtttaaaaagttttcatAATCCCGTGAGATGACTCATTCCGAATAAAGCTTGTTGTGCAGAAAGATATCTTCTTAAGGCTGACCTTGCAGACGCTACCTTTTGATCACACCCGGATGCGCCAAGAATCTTATACATCGAACtcttaaaataaatgataagaaCTGGAAcatatacataatgtaaagaatagATGTGACACCTTGAGTTGTTCGAGGATATTTCTGGAAGTTAGTTTACTTTATGAACAAGGAGAGTTTCGTACCAGGATCGTATGGAACGCTACATCTGAACCTCTAAATAAATTACACACACGGACGaatcaaataaaaagtattaaactgTACAACTTACACTTAATACAAAGCTACATggataaaatacacatttatattaaGAACGAACAGAAACTGCATTATGAAAGTTGACTACTTAATACAAAAGCACACAGATAAAATACACGCTTAGATTAAGAACGAACACAAAATGTAAATTGTGGAAACTCAACCACTTAATACAACAGGACACAGAGCACATACACACTTAGATTAACAACGAAAAGAAATCGTAAGTTATGGAAATTCGCCCTCTAAATACAACAGGACAATGAG is from Tachypleus tridentatus isolate NWPU-2018 chromosome 2, ASM421037v1, whole genome shotgun sequence and encodes:
- the LOC143235834 gene encoding uncharacterized protein LOC143235834; translated protein: MMKYGSLVFLTVTLIQAQAQEGPSSLAEYINIVRYQNTECIGTNNLEGVCLFSKDCNSKRGANIGGCANGYGVCCLEKFTCGGSTSKNETIFVNPNYPFHGENGTNTCQVTVEKNKDICQLRLDLIDFHLAQPDKNGQCTTDSFMVRSTVGERTMILCGDNSGQHMYIDMGRESGNPVVLSVVSNGNKMTRRWKIKISKIKCQSLDMAPTGCLQYYRSPSELVRSFNWGSPTKGNVRYLSNLRYSVCIRVEENFCSIKWETYPPDSFSWGSPFNGGAEGQQCNDDDFIEISQGSTTGLVVGEDRFCGTRLLSKNTIISPVKPFILRIKSNGNATLNSRNSQTGFSLRYTQLPCMF